A window of the Macrobrachium rosenbergii isolate ZJJX-2024 chromosome 43, ASM4041242v1, whole genome shotgun sequence genome harbors these coding sequences:
- the LOC136828636 gene encoding UV-stimulated scaffold protein A-like: MVMEVEEDLYQLKFLVEALTTSGKDKLDEEALKKVKKICRKSDSYVQELYKILNKQLKKRHAEIRFSAFLICDEIFQKSHCFRELLLKDFKQITNLLLGFDKKNPLPKPYPVARKLKQKCVEAFQKWYDNYGEGYLTLRLGYKYLRDCKKVDFAELTARSEAQRQRDAEERQRQDDIKRRRIQKITEELQAQTPEIKSTLKQLQNCFRLLIPDVHNFFIPLNDIENDSPSSEELQGLEDVVEVDEDSEYGNESLRSHGIMKGMSVTIDMSEVKKVRETSDNEIIVQNLREFITTLTSKVLPQVKKWEETMRPYGEGNGLLIKQIVDLKSMVMKSVNLYNNVEIVPQDKSKLSSVKLPEDCDSDEDDDDFIEVSSHNSTVGIEGISEALILGISGPSWRKDDEYFDSDPLNRPSTSQASVSQGSFKEFENSKKTKKKSIDKCPDAALNGMEHKPLRHHNPLAGLSQVWTAAPDLHEQDEMDSTGGILGVATQRVNYELEWEPVKWTCRAPLATGRLCPRKDREKCPLHGKIIPRDELGQPISAEDAARVKAAQEQYERDHPAWQDPNLLAEIKAATGVDLKMPKGKYQRKRKYENLTDIKKTTPYERLARKVLSKKAVRRVNKALNKQEASGGWSTNFNGS, from the coding sequence ATGGTCATGGAAGTGGAGGAAGATCTATATCAGTTGAAATTTTTAGTTGAGGCGTTAACTACCTCAGGAAAAGATAAGCTTGatgaagaagcattaaaaaaagtgaagaaaatttgcagaaaatCAGACAGTTATGTTCAAGAactgtacaaaatattaaataagcaGCTAAAGAAAAGGCATGCTGAGATAAGATTTAGTGCCTTCCTGATATGTGAtgagatttttcaaaaatctcaCTGTTTTCGGGAATTATTACTCAAAGATTTCAAACAAATCACAAACCTTCTCTTAGGATTTGATAAAAAGAATCCCTTACCCAAACCATATCCAGTGGCTAGGAAGCTTAAGCAAAAGTGTGTAGAAGCTTTCCAGAAATGGTATGATAATTATGGTGAAGGCTATCTAACCCTTAGGCTTGGTTACAAGTACCTGAGGGATTGTAAAAAggtggattttgctgaacttacagCCAGAAGTGAAGCCCAGAGACAAAGAGATGCAGAAGAGAGGCAAAGACAAGATGATATCAAGAGGAGACGAATTCAGAAAATAACCGAAGAGTTGCAAGCGCAAACCCCAGAAATAAAATCTACTCTGAAACAGTTGCAAAATTGCTTCAGATTACTCATTCCAGATGTACACAACTTTTTCATACCACTTAATGATATTGAAAATGATTCACCATCCTCTGAAGAACTCCAAGGACTGGAGGATGTAGTTGAAGTAGATGAAGATAGTGAATATGGGAATGAATCTTTGCGGTCTCATGGCATAATGAAAGGGATGAGTGTCACAATTGATATGAGCGAGGTGAAGAAAGTAAGGGAAACATCAGATAATGAGATAATTGTACAAAATTTGAGAGAGTTCATTACTACGCTGACATCAAAAGTTTTACCTCAAGTTAAGAAGTGGGAAGAAACAATGCGACCATATGGTGAAGGAAATGGACTGTTGATAAAGCAAATAGTAGATCTTAAGAGTATGGTGATGAaaagtgtaaatttatataacaaTGTCGAGATTGTGCCTCAAGATAAATCAAAGTTATCTTCAGTGAAATTGCCAGAAGACTGTGAcagtgatgaagatgatgatgattttattgaAGTTTCATCCCATAATAGTACTGTAGGTATAGAAGGGATATCAGAGGCTTTAATTCTAGGAATAAGTGGTCCTTCATGGCGTAAAGATGATGAATATTTTGATAGTGACCCTCTCAACAGGCCATCAACTTCACAAGCATCAGTATCTCAGGGATCTTTCAAAGAATTTGAAAactcaaagaaaactaaaaagaaaagtatagaCAAATGTCCAGATGCAGCTCTTAATGGAATGGAGCACAAACCTCTGCGCCACCACAACCCCCTTGCAGGCTTGAGTCAGGTTTGGACAGCTGCACCAGATCTTCATGAACAAGATGAGATGGATTCCACTGGAGGTATACTGGGTGTAGCTACGCAGCGTGTAAACTATGAGCTTGAATGGGAGCCTGTGAAATGGACTTGCCGTGCTCCACTAGCGACAGGCCGCTTGTGTCCCCGGAAGGACAGAGAAAAGTGTCCTCTTCATGGTAAGATCATACCACGAGATGAACTTGGCCAACCTATATCAGCAGAAGATGCAGCACGTGTGAAAGCTGCCCAAGAGCAGTATGAGCGTGATCATCCTGCTTGGCAGGATCCTAATCTTCTTGCAGAGATTAAAGCAGCTACAGGTGTTGATTTAAAGATGCCAAAGGGTAAATATCAGCGTAAGCGCAAGTATGAAAACCTAACAGATATTAAAAAGACTACTCCATATGAGCGCCTGGCTAGGAAGGTTCTGAGTAAAAAAGCTGTGAGACGGGTGAACAAAGCACTTAATAAACAAGAAGCCTCAGGTGGTTGGAGTACAAATTTTAACGGTAGTTAA